One region of Veillonellaceae bacterium genomic DNA includes:
- a CDS encoding AMIN domain-containing protein: MKLCRRIALLLMILLLAAQIANAAPAVTVNNMRFSQTAEKVRIVFDVTSLPAHKVTLEQEPLRLVIDFNGKLGKKVMRQINFNDPYINNIKLTQAKPGKLQAVIDLKHSVVYKVFSLKKPNRLVIDIIKDYNHKFEQEIADGLKYTTLYRGTKAGPIAAYILDIDPKAGYLLKPVLSNETVAGLETVKMMADRTHAVAAINASYFGLSGEIIGLLKMNGQIVSVPNHTRSAVGIMKDGSLVFDRVAYRGSVRLPNDRMVAITGVNCKRGPNDLILYNDYYDSSTKTNEFGIEYVISDDKVIAINPQDSSLANGNVVLAAHGSPAEALADLKVGDSIKITQTLGPTYDKAVYALGAGPMLVKNGAVFLTTTIEKFGSDVAGGRAPRTAIATTKDGHILMVVVDGRQRHSIGMTLLELATFMRESGAFNALNLDGGGSSEMVLNGEVVNSPSDGRERRVGNALVIQKKEQGKR, translated from the coding sequence ATCTTACTGCTGGCGGCACAAATCGCAAATGCTGCTCCAGCAGTTACTGTCAATAATATGCGCTTTAGCCAGACCGCCGAAAAAGTTAGGATTGTTTTTGATGTCACCAGCCTGCCGGCTCATAAAGTGACGCTTGAGCAGGAGCCGCTGCGGCTGGTAATTGATTTCAATGGCAAGTTAGGCAAAAAGGTTATGCGTCAGATCAACTTCAATGATCCCTATATCAATAACATTAAGCTTACCCAAGCTAAGCCCGGCAAGCTCCAGGCTGTTATTGACTTAAAACATTCGGTAGTTTATAAAGTCTTCTCCTTGAAGAAGCCTAATCGGCTAGTGATTGATATAATTAAAGACTATAATCATAAGTTTGAACAGGAAATAGCCGATGGTCTTAAGTATACCACCCTCTACCGAGGAACTAAGGCCGGTCCAATAGCCGCATATATTTTAGATATTGATCCTAAAGCCGGGTATCTGTTAAAACCGGTGCTGTCCAACGAAACTGTTGCTGGCCTGGAAACGGTCAAGATGATGGCTGACCGTACCCATGCCGTTGCCGCCATTAATGCCTCATATTTTGGTCTCAGCGGCGAGATTATCGGACTGTTAAAAATGAACGGGCAGATTGTCAGTGTACCGAATCACACGCGCAGCGCCGTTGGTATTATGAAGGATGGCAGTTTAGTTTTCGATCGCGTTGCCTATCGCGGGTCAGTCCGGCTGCCTAATGACAGGATGGTAGCAATAACCGGCGTTAACTGTAAGCGTGGGCCTAATGACTTAATCCTGTACAATGACTATTATGACAGCAGTACTAAAACCAATGAATTCGGCATTGAGTATGTAATATCAGATGATAAGGTTATCGCCATAAATCCTCAGGACTCCTCGCTGGCGAACGGCAATGTCGTTTTAGCGGCGCATGGTTCACCGGCTGAGGCACTGGCTGATCTCAAGGTTGGCGATAGCATTAAAATCACTCAGACACTGGGCCCGACTTATGATAAAGCAGTTTATGCTTTGGGTGCAGGGCCGATGCTAGTAAAAAACGGTGCAGTATTCCTTACCACGACAATAGAAAAGTTTGGTTCCGATGTTGCTGGCGGCCGGGCACCGCGAACAGCGATAGCGACGACTAAGGACGGCCATATTCTTATGGTAGTTGTTGACGGACGGCAGCGGCACAGTATTGGCATGACGCTGCTCGAACTGGCGACCTTCATGCGCGAATCAGGAGCCTTTAATGCACTTAACCTAGACGGTGGCGGCTCGAGTGAAATGGTACTAAACGGAGAGGTTGTAAACAGCCCGTCCGACGGCCGCGAGCGCCGGGTCGGTAATGCACTGGTTATTCAAAAGAAAGAGCAGGGAAAGCGGTAA